One region of Peribacillus simplex genomic DNA includes:
- the paaD gene encoding 1,2-phenylacetyl-CoA epoxidase subunit PaaD, which produces MSTVQLNTEEIYKLLEDVKDPEIDTVSILDLGMVEDVTVSGQNVSVKMLPTFLGCPALSIIQKNVETALRQLPAVKNVSVEFLRSPSWTSDRITEKGKAGLKVFGISPPPRQMKSDGSWHVDCPYCESTYVTMENIFGPTACRSILYCKACKNPFEAMKPMIKII; this is translated from the coding sequence ATGTCGACCGTACAGTTAAACACAGAAGAAATATATAAACTCCTGGAAGACGTTAAAGATCCCGAAATCGATACAGTAAGTATTCTGGATTTAGGGATGGTTGAAGACGTGACGGTTTCAGGCCAGAACGTTTCGGTAAAAATGCTGCCAACTTTTCTTGGGTGCCCGGCATTGTCAATCATTCAAAAAAATGTGGAAACAGCCCTTCGACAGCTGCCTGCCGTAAAAAATGTAAGTGTGGAATTTTTACGTTCCCCTTCCTGGACATCCGATCGAATTACAGAAAAGGGGAAAGCTGGATTGAAGGTTTTCGGAATATCCCCTCCTCCTCGACAAATGAAAAGTGATGGATCATGGCATGTGGATTGCCCATATTGTGAATCTACATACGTCACGATGGAAAATATCTTCGGTCCAACGGCCTGCCGCAGCATTTTATATTGTAAAGCATGCAAAAATCCGTTCGAAGCGATGAAACCGATGATAAAAATAATCTAA
- a CDS encoding solute symporter family protein, whose product MSILSLTLFLGIILLTLTITYYSSKKTKNASDFYTAGGGLTAWQNGLAVAGDFMSAASFLGITGAIALIGFDGFYMSIGNLVAFLVLLYLVSEPLRNLGKFTLADMISARFKSKKVRGIAAANTLVISIFYMIAQLVGAGGLIKLLLGIDYWLSVLLVGILMTIYVIFGGMRATSWVQITKAVLLLGGSAVLTFIVFSRFNFNISEMFHHVQTATPLGKDFLNPGNKYTDGLDMISFNMSLVLGAAGLPHLLVRFFTVKDAATARKSVVYSTWFIGIFFIMTIFLGFGAASFVGFDRIVAANSAGNMAAPLLALTMGGEFLFAFVSAVAFATILAVVSGLVLTSASAFAHDIYGEIIKEGKITEKQQILVARMASVGVAVISILLALFAQSMNVAFLSVLALGIAASANLPIILCTIYWKRFNATGAITGMLFGLLSSIILVMLSPNVWNPEPGMGIFTGNPLFTMSNPTIFTVPLGFIGAYLGTILSKAKGEENNFPEVLFKSNTGYGISSAKDH is encoded by the coding sequence ATGAGCATTTTATCCCTAACGCTTTTTTTAGGCATCATTTTGTTAACGCTCACAATAACCTATTACTCTTCTAAGAAAACGAAAAATGCCAGTGATTTTTATACTGCCGGCGGCGGATTGACTGCATGGCAAAATGGTTTGGCCGTCGCAGGTGACTTTATGTCAGCCGCTTCTTTCCTGGGAATTACAGGTGCCATCGCACTGATTGGATTTGATGGCTTTTATATGAGCATCGGGAACCTTGTTGCCTTTCTTGTCTTACTTTATCTTGTCTCGGAACCACTTCGTAATTTAGGTAAGTTTACGCTGGCAGACATGATTTCAGCACGCTTTAAATCAAAAAAAGTGCGTGGGATAGCTGCGGCTAACACACTTGTCATTTCAATCTTTTACATGATTGCACAACTTGTTGGTGCAGGGGGATTAATTAAACTATTGCTCGGCATCGATTATTGGCTTTCCGTCCTTCTTGTCGGTATATTGATGACGATTTATGTAATTTTCGGCGGGATGAGGGCTACAAGCTGGGTGCAGATCACCAAAGCTGTTCTCTTACTAGGCGGTTCCGCTGTGCTGACGTTCATCGTATTTTCCCGTTTTAATTTCAACATTTCAGAGATGTTCCATCATGTTCAAACTGCAACACCGCTCGGAAAGGATTTTTTGAATCCTGGGAATAAATACACCGATGGGCTTGACATGATTTCCTTTAATATGTCGCTTGTCCTTGGAGCAGCAGGCCTTCCGCATTTGCTCGTCCGCTTCTTTACAGTTAAAGACGCAGCTACTGCAAGGAAATCCGTCGTATATTCCACATGGTTTATAGGGATATTTTTCATCATGACGATTTTCCTTGGTTTCGGTGCTGCATCTTTCGTCGGTTTTGACCGGATCGTCGCAGCGAACTCGGCAGGAAACATGGCCGCGCCCCTTCTTGCACTAACAATGGGCGGTGAATTTTTATTCGCATTCGTTTCTGCTGTGGCATTTGCCACGATTTTAGCGGTTGTATCCGGTCTTGTTTTAACGTCGGCATCCGCTTTTGCACATGATATATACGGTGAAATCATCAAGGAAGGAAAGATTACGGAAAAACAGCAAATACTCGTCGCCCGAATGGCTTCGGTCGGCGTAGCGGTCATTTCCATTTTACTTGCTTTATTTGCACAATCAATGAATGTCGCTTTTCTTTCAGTCCTTGCGCTTGGAATTGCTGCCAGTGCCAATTTACCGATCATCCTTTGCACAATATATTGGAAACGCTTCAACGCAACCGGAGCGATCACAGGAATGTTATTCGGGTTACTCAGTTCCATCATACTGGTCATGCTCAGTCCCAATGTATGGAATCCGGAACCTGGAATGGGGATTTTCACAGGCAATCCCCTCTTCACGATGAGCAACCCGACCATTTTCACCGTGCCGCTTGGCTTTATTGGAGCCTATTTAGGTACAATCCTGTCAAAGGCAAAAGGTGAGGAAAACAATTTTCCTGAAGTACTGTTCAAATCTAACACCGGATATGGAATAAGTTCAGCAAAAGACCATTAA
- a CDS encoding allantoinase, which yields MSIYDLIIRNGYVVFPDEVKKADLAIRDGVIVKVGDHLDGKANEEYEADGQHIFPGMIDVHVHFSEPGRAHWEGFETGSQMMAAGGCTTYFDMPLNGIPSTIDRKALLEKGKIGEMKSVIDFGLWGGLVPGNIDELEDLAKSGVIGFKAFLSATGNEEFERADDFTLLHGMKKIAELGKVLALHAESDPITQWFKQDKEKNGLFSANDYAATRPVQAEAEAVGRAITYAELTGCPLHFVHISSSLAIGKIESAKQKGLDVTVETCPHYLLFNQDDLIEKGAVAKCAPPLRGREEQERLITCLMEEKFDMISSDHSPCPYELKDPAIHNIFEAWGGISGGQFSLMSMIELAVLHDIPLHKVAMWTASAPAKRFGLSSRKGQIKHGMDADLAIVSLNGTHEVSETNFFAKHKQSVYMGHTFPCQITATINRGKIVYQTDVISEWERGEWLKVIDSGIAVNN from the coding sequence ATGTCAATATATGATCTTATTATCCGCAATGGGTATGTAGTTTTTCCTGATGAAGTGAAGAAGGCTGATCTTGCAATCCGGGATGGGGTGATTGTTAAGGTTGGGGATCATCTGGATGGTAAAGCGAATGAAGAGTATGAAGCGGATGGCCAGCATATCTTTCCTGGTATGATTGATGTCCATGTGCATTTTAGTGAACCTGGCCGCGCTCATTGGGAAGGCTTTGAAACAGGATCGCAAATGATGGCAGCGGGAGGCTGCACCACATATTTCGATATGCCCTTGAATGGAATCCCTTCAACCATCGATCGAAAGGCTCTCCTTGAAAAGGGCAAAATCGGTGAGATGAAGTCAGTTATAGACTTTGGATTATGGGGAGGATTGGTCCCAGGAAATATTGATGAATTAGAGGATCTTGCCAAATCCGGAGTCATCGGATTTAAAGCTTTTCTCTCAGCGACGGGGAATGAGGAGTTTGAGCGAGCGGATGATTTCACCCTTTTACATGGAATGAAGAAAATTGCAGAATTGGGCAAGGTATTGGCCCTTCATGCGGAAAGTGATCCGATCACTCAGTGGTTTAAGCAGGATAAAGAGAAGAATGGACTATTCAGTGCGAATGATTATGCTGCTACAAGACCTGTGCAAGCGGAAGCGGAGGCTGTGGGACGTGCCATTACATATGCAGAGTTAACAGGCTGTCCGCTGCACTTTGTCCACATTAGCAGTAGTTTGGCAATCGGAAAAATTGAATCGGCCAAACAAAAGGGGCTGGATGTGACGGTTGAGACGTGTCCGCATTATTTATTATTCAATCAGGATGATTTAATAGAAAAAGGTGCGGTTGCAAAATGTGCTCCCCCACTAAGGGGAAGAGAAGAACAAGAAAGATTGATTACCTGTTTAATGGAGGAGAAATTCGATATGATTTCTTCCGACCATTCACCATGCCCTTATGAGCTGAAAGATCCTGCCATACATAATATTTTTGAAGCGTGGGGCGGAATAAGCGGAGGGCAATTTTCGCTAATGTCGATGATAGAGTTGGCTGTATTACACGATATCCCGCTTCATAAAGTCGCTATGTGGACAGCTTCAGCCCCGGCAAAAAGATTTGGTCTCTCTTCTAGAAAAGGACAAATTAAGCACGGGATGGATGCGGACCTTGCTATCGTTTCCCTTAATGGTACGCATGAAGTTTCGGAAACGAATTTTTTCGCGAAACATAAGCAAAGCGTTTATATGGGCCATACCTTTCCTTGCCAAATCACGGCTACCATTAATAGAGGGAAAATAGTTTATCAGACTGATGTAATAAGTGAATGGGAGCGTGGGGAATGGTTAAAAGTGATAGATTCCGGTATTGCGGTCAATAACTAG
- a CDS encoding PaaI family thioesterase translates to MTTHLDQDIHELHYDQIKQVLVDEPYASFLGMKLTKLGPGTAEAELIPSDHMLNSHGTVHGAIIFSLADYVFAAASNSYGKIAVGVSNNINFLSAGKRGETLTARAEEIKKNHKLAWYKIDVSNERELIATMEAMVFRKNKYFVDQVE, encoded by the coding sequence ATGACCACTCATTTAGATCAGGATATTCACGAATTGCATTACGACCAAATCAAACAGGTACTTGTCGACGAACCATATGCTTCTTTTCTCGGGATGAAGTTGACGAAACTCGGTCCCGGCACAGCTGAAGCAGAATTGATTCCAAGTGACCATATGCTCAATTCACACGGAACGGTTCACGGGGCGATTATCTTTTCACTCGCTGATTACGTGTTCGCAGCAGCCAGCAATTCATATGGAAAAATAGCAGTTGGCGTTTCAAACAACATCAATTTCTTATCAGCTGGCAAACGGGGTGAGACTTTAACTGCCAGAGCGGAAGAGATCAAGAAAAACCATAAACTGGCATGGTATAAAATAGACGTGTCAAATGAAAGGGAATTGATTGCAACCATGGAAGCGATGGTATTCAGGAAAAATAAATATTTCGTCGACCAAGTTGAATAA
- the paaA gene encoding 1,2-phenylacetyl-CoA epoxidase subunit PaaA: MNVLLNDMAEQEKLNQFIARIEAGEKIEADDWMPEDYRGTLIKLISMHGISEIMGALPEKEWVPKAPTLNRKLGIMAKVQDEMGHGQLLLRVAEDLLKPYSKKRDDLMQDLFNGDLKFHNVFHMEAKSWGDAGLIGWLVDGAAIISQTNMLGASYGPYARALQRICAEEVFHAQHGEAIIMALAEGTEEQRELVQDSINYWWESLLLFFGPPSKNEVGSSKQDITIKYRIRTSTNEELRQAFFSKYVKRILSLGFTIPDETLMFDKESKTWIYQQPDWGKLKVFARNEGPRSQDRLSLRRISYENNKWVREALAPKII; the protein is encoded by the coding sequence ATGAACGTTCTTTTAAATGATATGGCAGAACAAGAAAAACTAAACCAATTTATTGCCAGAATCGAAGCAGGAGAAAAGATAGAAGCGGATGATTGGATGCCGGAAGATTACCGGGGCACACTTATCAAGTTAATATCGATGCATGGCATCAGTGAAATCATGGGAGCGCTTCCGGAAAAGGAATGGGTACCTAAAGCCCCGACTTTAAATAGGAAACTTGGAATCATGGCAAAGGTGCAAGATGAAATGGGGCATGGACAATTATTGCTTCGAGTCGCCGAGGATTTGCTAAAGCCGTACAGTAAAAAGCGGGATGACCTTATGCAAGATTTATTTAATGGAGATTTAAAGTTTCATAATGTCTTCCATATGGAAGCCAAATCCTGGGGCGATGCGGGATTGATTGGGTGGCTGGTTGATGGGGCAGCCATCATTTCCCAGACGAACATGCTTGGTGCTTCATACGGACCTTATGCCCGAGCATTACAGCGAATTTGCGCGGAAGAAGTTTTTCACGCTCAGCATGGTGAAGCGATAATCATGGCTTTGGCTGAAGGAACGGAAGAACAAAGGGAATTGGTTCAAGACTCCATCAATTATTGGTGGGAATCTTTATTACTCTTCTTTGGACCTCCCAGTAAAAATGAAGTGGGCTCATCCAAACAGGATATAACGATTAAGTACAGAATCAGGACAAGTACTAATGAAGAGCTTCGCCAAGCCTTTTTTTCTAAATATGTGAAGCGGATCCTTTCACTTGGCTTTACCATTCCCGATGAAACACTAATGTTTGATAAAGAATCGAAAACCTGGATTTACCAACAACCGGATTGGGGGAAATTGAAAGTGTTCGCAAGGAATGAAGGCCCCCGTTCACAGGACCGATTAAGTCTTCGAAGGATTTCTTATGAAAATAATAAATGGGTACGCGAGGCGTTAGCGCCAAAGATCATCTAA
- a CDS encoding enoyl-CoA hydratase-related protein: MYETIKYRVENGVAWLTLNRPDKLNAFTSQMNKEIQKAIKISAGSDEVRAIIITGEGRAFCSGQDLSDVDEGMNLGQMLLDDYGPMMQQIANCEKPIIAAVNGVAAGAGFSLALACDFRLVSEKASFLNAFVNIGLIPDSGNLYYLSRIVGHAKALELSLLGEKVTSSEAKNIGLATKVISVEEWNEQLKAFAENIANKPTKAIGLIKRYLEASYHLSLDEYLKEEAEGQRIAGLTKDYAEGVAAFTEKRKAQFIGK, from the coding sequence ATGTACGAAACCATTAAATATAGGGTTGAAAATGGAGTGGCTTGGCTTACTTTGAACCGTCCTGATAAACTAAATGCCTTTACGTCCCAAATGAATAAGGAAATACAGAAAGCGATAAAAATATCTGCGGGGTCAGATGAAGTGCGGGCCATTATCATTACAGGAGAAGGCAGGGCCTTTTGTTCGGGGCAAGATTTATCGGATGTTGATGAGGGCATGAATTTAGGCCAGATGCTGCTTGATGACTACGGTCCGATGATGCAGCAAATAGCAAACTGTGAAAAACCGATCATTGCAGCAGTCAATGGAGTGGCTGCAGGGGCTGGCTTCAGCCTGGCACTGGCATGCGATTTCCGGCTTGTTTCCGAAAAAGCCAGTTTTTTAAATGCTTTTGTCAATATCGGATTGATACCTGATTCGGGGAATCTGTATTACCTTTCGCGGATCGTTGGTCATGCGAAAGCCTTGGAATTATCTTTATTGGGGGAAAAGGTCACGTCTAGCGAGGCGAAAAATATCGGGCTCGCTACAAAAGTGATCAGTGTGGAAGAATGGAATGAGCAATTAAAAGCCTTTGCAGAGAATATCGCAAACAAACCAACGAAAGCAATCGGTTTAATCAAAAGATACTTAGAGGCATCCTATCACCTTTCATTGGACGAATACTTAAAAGAAGAAGCGGAGGGTCAGCGAATTGCTGGCTTAACGAAGGACTATGCAGAAGGTGTGGCAGCATTCACTGAAAAAAGGAAAGCTCAATTCATAGGCAAGTAA
- a CDS encoding DUF485 domain-containing protein, translated as MESPVKTGHSPAGHDSGNKYRQLIETEEFKELIQKKNAFIVPVTLFFLAFYFVLPILAAYSDVTERRSLLPYYLGLGICTSPICRSMDRRIRLY; from the coding sequence ATGGAATCGCCGGTTAAAACGGGGCATTCACCCGCAGGTCATGACAGTGGAAACAAGTATCGTCAATTAATTGAAACGGAAGAATTCAAGGAACTGATTCAAAAGAAAAATGCTTTCATCGTACCTGTCACTCTCTTCTTTCTTGCCTTTTATTTTGTTCTGCCAATTTTAGCTGCTTATAGTGACGTAACTGAAAGGCGAAGCCTTCTTCCATATTACTTGGGCTTGGGTATATGCACTTCTCCAATTTGCCGTAGTATGGATAGGAGGATTCGTCTATATTAA
- a CDS encoding phenylacetate--CoA ligase family protein: MYNPEVETATRAEMESLQLARLKKTLSHVYENVSYYREKFEELGLDPEDIQTLNDVTKLPFTKKQTLRDHYPFGLFAVPMEEVTRIHGSSGTSGKPTIVGYTKNDLENWATIVARGIVAAGGQKSDIFHNAYGYGLFTGGLGLHCGAEKLGVATVPISGGNTDRQITIINDFKPRGICGTPTYILNLAEKMEEMGIDPADNGLEYGIFGAEPWSEAMRATLERKLNLKAIDIYGLSEIMGPGVAIECHEAQDGLHVAEDHFLVEVINPDTLELVEDGEDGELVFTSLTKEALPIIRYRTGDIASITHEPCKCGRTTTRMSRVKGRTDDMIIVRGVNVFPSEIERVLFQMEGIVPHYQIHLVKKGKMDGVELHIEIESGFYKKIEEDLTHGDVEILRKTIQHHMKSACLVTMDIVVNIPKSIPRSEGKAIRVVDKRKDEVISL; the protein is encoded by the coding sequence ATGTACAATCCGGAAGTTGAAACGGCAACGCGTGCTGAAATGGAAAGTTTACAATTGGCACGTCTTAAGAAAACGTTAAGCCATGTATATGAAAATGTTTCTTATTACAGAGAAAAATTTGAAGAGCTGGGCCTTGATCCAGAAGATATTCAAACTCTAAACGATGTGACAAAGCTTCCATTTACAAAAAAACAGACTCTTCGTGATCATTATCCATTCGGTTTATTCGCAGTTCCAATGGAGGAAGTAACGCGTATTCATGGTTCATCAGGAACAAGCGGAAAGCCTACAATTGTCGGGTATACAAAAAACGATTTGGAAAACTGGGCAACGATCGTCGCACGTGGAATTGTAGCCGCTGGAGGTCAAAAATCAGATATTTTCCATAACGCATATGGATATGGTCTGTTTACGGGCGGACTTGGCCTCCATTGCGGTGCAGAAAAGCTGGGGGTAGCCACCGTACCAATTTCAGGGGGGAATACCGATCGCCAGATTACGATCATCAATGATTTTAAACCGCGCGGCATTTGTGGAACCCCTACTTATATTTTGAATCTCGCTGAAAAGATGGAGGAGATGGGGATTGACCCTGCTGATAATGGGCTTGAGTATGGTATTTTCGGAGCTGAGCCGTGGTCAGAGGCAATGAGGGCAACACTTGAAAGGAAACTGAATTTGAAAGCGATCGATATTTACGGACTAAGTGAAATCATGGGGCCAGGAGTTGCGATTGAATGCCATGAAGCACAGGATGGACTGCATGTCGCAGAAGACCATTTTCTTGTCGAGGTCATTAACCCGGACACGCTTGAACTAGTTGAGGACGGCGAAGATGGGGAACTTGTCTTTACCAGCCTTACAAAGGAAGCGTTGCCAATCATTCGTTATCGGACGGGTGATATCGCCTCCATTACCCATGAACCTTGTAAATGCGGGCGTACCACAACAAGAATGTCCCGTGTGAAAGGCAGAACGGATGATATGATCATAGTCAGGGGAGTGAATGTATTCCCTTCTGAAATAGAGCGTGTGTTATTCCAAATGGAGGGAATTGTGCCTCATTATCAGATTCATCTCGTTAAGAAGGGGAAGATGGATGGTGTTGAACTGCACATTGAAATTGAAAGCGGTTTCTACAAGAAGATTGAAGAAGACTTAACGCATGGAGATGTAGAGATATTAAGGAAAACGATTCAGCATCATATGAAATCTGCATGTCTTGTAACGATGGATATTGTTGTCAACATTCCAAAAAGCATTCCGCGCTCAGAAGGAAAAGCCATTCGGGTCGTTGATAAGCGGAAAGATGAAGTGATTAGTTTATAA
- a CDS encoding enoyl-CoA hydratase/isomerase family protein yields MNALQFIETSIADGIGYISLNRPQQLNALNRKMVREIVSTMEEFDRDTQVKVILLSGNGKAFSAGADIDEMVNDNPISMELTNQFADWDRISLVKKPVIGAVKSFVFGGGFELALSCDFLIAASDTQFSFPEVTLGVMPGAGGTQRLTKLVGKTKALEWILTAERIKAKTALQYGFINKIVAPELLMEQAVDFARKIAKQPPLAVRLIKESVNKAVDYPLYEGMQFERKNFYILFASEDQKEGMKAFVEKREPDFTGG; encoded by the coding sequence ATGAATGCGCTTCAATTCATTGAAACGTCAATCGCGGATGGCATTGGTTATATCTCTTTAAATCGGCCGCAGCAACTGAATGCCCTTAACAGGAAAATGGTTAGGGAAATAGTTTCAACCATGGAAGAATTCGACCGGGACACACAAGTGAAGGTGATCTTGCTATCGGGAAATGGAAAAGCATTTTCCGCTGGAGCTGATATTGACGAGATGGTGAACGACAATCCAATCAGTATGGAGTTAACGAACCAATTTGCCGATTGGGATCGAATAAGCCTAGTCAAGAAGCCTGTGATTGGTGCGGTAAAAAGTTTTGTATTCGGTGGTGGTTTTGAACTTGCTTTATCCTGCGATTTCTTGATTGCCGCCAGCGATACCCAGTTTTCCTTTCCGGAAGTGACACTTGGGGTCATGCCTGGTGCAGGGGGGACCCAAAGGTTGACGAAATTGGTAGGGAAGACGAAGGCACTTGAATGGATATTGACGGCTGAAAGGATAAAGGCAAAGACAGCCCTGCAATATGGTTTCATTAATAAGATCGTTGCTCCTGAATTGTTAATGGAACAAGCGGTTGATTTTGCTAGAAAGATAGCGAAGCAACCCCCGTTAGCTGTAAGGCTGATTAAAGAATCCGTCAATAAAGCCGTTGATTACCCCTTATATGAGGGCATGCAATTTGAACGGAAGAACTTCTATATTCTTTTTGCATCAGAGGACCAAAAAGAAGGAATGAAAGCATTTGTAGAAAAAAGAGAGCCGGATTTTACAGGCGGATAA
- the paaC gene encoding 1,2-phenylacetyl-CoA epoxidase subunit PaaC, producing the protein MKNESLKNIAIKELLLQLADDDFIHSYRGAEWLGLAPHIEEDVASASISQDTMGHAAIYYKLLDELGEGDADKLAHDRPAKERRNAIILELVNGPGYYMKDPDYDWAFAVVRNYFYTQAKAIKVQSLHSCSYEPLAEVAQKVQMELYYHLMHWKTWFVQLLGSGHEEAVLRMKAAIGKTMQDFAGVFSLGQYGEEMVELGLIEGEADLKKKWIEAITPIFESVGLAATIEIGMARGDGRNGQHTEDLEKALETLSEVYATDRAASW; encoded by the coding sequence ATGAAGAATGAATCATTGAAGAACATCGCAATCAAGGAATTGCTGCTTCAACTGGCGGACGATGACTTCATCCATTCATACAGAGGTGCAGAATGGCTTGGACTCGCACCGCATATCGAAGAAGATGTTGCATCCGCTTCGATATCTCAAGACACGATGGGGCATGCAGCCATATATTATAAGTTACTTGATGAACTAGGTGAAGGGGATGCTGATAAGCTGGCTCACGACCGTCCCGCCAAGGAACGGCGCAATGCGATCATTCTCGAATTGGTCAATGGACCTGGTTACTATATGAAAGACCCGGATTATGATTGGGCGTTTGCGGTAGTGCGGAATTATTTTTATACCCAAGCCAAAGCTATTAAGGTTCAATCCCTTCATTCATGTTCATATGAACCGCTTGCTGAAGTGGCACAAAAGGTACAAATGGAACTTTACTATCATTTGATGCACTGGAAAACATGGTTCGTCCAATTGCTGGGTTCTGGTCACGAAGAAGCGGTTTTGAGAATGAAGGCTGCGATCGGGAAAACGATGCAGGATTTCGCTGGCGTATTTTCACTTGGACAATATGGTGAGGAAATGGTGGAGCTTGGCTTGATAGAAGGCGAAGCTGACTTAAAGAAGAAGTGGATCGAGGCTATCACCCCAATTTTTGAAAGTGTTGGCTTGGCAGCAACAATTGAAATAGGCATGGCAAGAGGTGATGGTCGTAATGGCCAGCATACGGAGGATTTGGAAAAGGCGTTAGAAACGTTAAGCGAAGTGTACGCTACAGATAGAGCAGCTTCATGGTGA
- the paaB gene encoding 1,2-phenylacetyl-CoA epoxidase subunit PaaB: METRQENYFEEFEVFSRKTQTSPVQYHFSLLAPNEDIAIMMAQENFMRREAVDDIWVVKRQNIRKMTIEEKKTLQRIDNKDYRTTKGYGYLKKKWRKYEQGMLDEKEIMSWAGGVKNEE; the protein is encoded by the coding sequence ATGGAAACTAGACAAGAAAATTACTTTGAAGAATTTGAAGTATTTAGCCGTAAAACGCAAACTTCACCCGTTCAATACCACTTCAGCCTGCTTGCCCCCAATGAGGATATCGCCATCATGATGGCACAAGAAAATTTCATGAGACGTGAAGCAGTTGATGATATCTGGGTCGTGAAAAGACAGAATATACGGAAAATGACGATTGAGGAAAAGAAAACGCTTCAACGTATTGATAATAAAGATTACAGGACTACAAAAGGGTATGGATATTTAAAGAAAAAATGGCGGAAGTATGAGCAGGGAATGCTCGATGAAAAAGAGATAATGTCTTGGGCTGGAGGCGTGAAAAATGAAGAATGA
- a CDS encoding EthD family reductase, with the protein MVKLIALYKQPENKEEFDEHYFNVHGPITEKIPGLQKMEVTKIVGTPMGKDSEYYILCEMYYEDHDALQQGMRSPEGKASGKDLMGFAGKLVTMMIGEEIK; encoded by the coding sequence ATGGTAAAGTTAATCGCCCTATACAAACAACCTGAAAACAAGGAAGAGTTCGATGAGCACTATTTCAATGTACATGGTCCGATAACGGAAAAAATTCCTGGTCTTCAAAAAATGGAGGTCACTAAAATTGTAGGGACCCCAATGGGCAAGGACTCTGAATATTACATTCTTTGTGAAATGTATTATGAAGACCATGATGCACTGCAACAAGGAATGCGTTCCCCGGAAGGAAAAGCATCAGGGAAAGATTTAATGGGCTTTGCCGGGAAACTTGTAACGATGATGATCGGCGAAGAAATAAAATGA